The Agarilytica rhodophyticola genome has a window encoding:
- a CDS encoding alpha/beta fold hydrolase, with product MMKQSVSEWEKGGQYFNFQDHEIFYRFHANKDAPVLLLVHGFPTCSWDWSKIWADLQQHFQLLTVDMLGFGFSDKPRQKYSIMQQADIFDAILARLGIDHFHVMAHDYGDTVAQELLARHQQTGRVLSVVLSNGGLFPEMHRPLLLQKLLLSPIGFLISKLTNYKKFKKNFDHICAKPINEEELQNLWLLMRYKNGTTNFHRIIYYIQERKKYRERWVGALQKASVPLHLIVGVLDPISGEHMAAHYEKLISQPDITRLHDVGHYPQLESATEFSQAALYFWQNKGILSK from the coding sequence ATGATGAAACAAAGTGTCAGTGAATGGGAAAAGGGAGGACAATATTTTAACTTTCAAGATCATGAGATATTTTACCGGTTTCACGCTAATAAAGATGCTCCAGTACTGCTATTAGTTCATGGTTTTCCCACATGTAGTTGGGATTGGTCTAAAATCTGGGCTGACTTACAACAACATTTTCAATTATTGACGGTGGATATGCTGGGTTTTGGGTTTAGTGATAAGCCTAGACAAAAGTACTCTATCATGCAGCAAGCGGATATATTTGATGCAATCTTGGCGCGTTTGGGTATAGATCATTTTCATGTAATGGCTCACGACTATGGTGATACGGTTGCTCAAGAACTATTAGCACGTCATCAGCAGACGGGTAGGGTATTGAGTGTTGTTCTGAGTAACGGTGGATTATTTCCTGAAATGCATCGACCTCTTCTGTTGCAAAAGCTGCTTCTTAGTCCTATCGGTTTTTTAATTAGCAAATTAACAAATTATAAAAAGTTTAAAAAAAACTTTGATCATATATGTGCGAAGCCAATAAACGAAGAAGAGTTACAAAACTTGTGGCTGCTGATGAGATATAAAAACGGTACAACGAATTTTCATCGTATTATTTACTATATTCAAGAGAGGAAGAAATACCGAGAGCGTTGGGTTGGCGCTTTACAAAAAGCCTCGGTACCCTTGCATTTAATCGTAGGAGTGCTCGATCCTATTTCTGGCGAGCATATGGCAGCCCACTATGAGAAATTGATTTCTCAACCAGATATAACCCGCTTACATGATGTGGGCCATTATCCTCAGTTAGAGAGTGCCACAGAGTTTAGCCAAGCAGCCCTTTATTTTTGGCAAAATAAAGGGATTTTAAGTAAGTAA
- a CDS encoding TIGR04283 family arsenosugar biosynthesis glycosyltransferase: protein MSQSIYLSIIIPTLNEASNIGQLLKTLPYHRTDIEIIVVDGGSDDGTRDITQRFGIPCFTCPPSRGRQLQLGVQQARGDVFWFLHADSHVDSRHVDVIIETLKANTQIIGGNFAITFSDNDPFSLWLNRFYSHIRDRGFYYGDSGIFIRRHILNELGGIPAKDLMEDYALVRRMQKHSLPTTCINHPHIVSSSRRFQGRSRKSIIVGWIMIHIMFYLHLPDSWLAYFYDSKRKRSKAYPNLEK from the coding sequence GTGAGTCAAAGCATTTACCTATCCATAATTATCCCCACTCTAAATGAAGCGAGTAATATTGGACAGTTACTTAAAACCTTACCTTACCATAGAACAGATATCGAGATTATCGTCGTCGACGGTGGTAGTGACGATGGTACACGAGATATTACTCAGCGCTTTGGTATACCCTGTTTCACCTGTCCCCCGAGTCGAGGTCGTCAGCTGCAATTAGGTGTACAACAAGCTAGAGGTGATGTGTTTTGGTTCTTACATGCCGATAGCCACGTTGATAGCCGTCATGTGGATGTAATCATAGAAACATTGAAAGCTAACACTCAGATTATTGGTGGCAATTTTGCTATTACTTTCAGCGACAACGACCCTTTTAGTCTTTGGCTAAATAGATTCTATAGCCATATACGAGACCGTGGTTTTTACTATGGCGACTCAGGGATATTTATCAGAAGACACATTTTAAATGAGTTAGGCGGTATTCCTGCCAAGGACTTAATGGAAGATTATGCCCTAGTCAGGCGCATGCAAAAACACTCGTTGCCCACCACTTGCATTAATCATCCACATATCGTTAGCTCCTCTCGACGTTTTCAAGGGCGATCTAGAAAGTCTATTATTGTTGGTTGGATCATGATTCATATTATGTTCTATCTGCATCTCCCGGATAGCTGGTTGGCTTATTTTTACGACTCAAAGCGCAAACGCTCCAAAGCCTACCCCAATCTTGAAAAGTAA
- a CDS encoding DUF547 domain-containing protein, whose translation MASEEAFSELLKNNVKDGFVNYSAFVNNEGFNNYIKDIANKEITEDLSLEEKLAFYINAYNALAIKGIIDGYSPSSFTSKVRYFYLNKYKIAGKKINLYNFEHKVIRPLGEPRIHFALVCASHSCPKLRSEVYLAEDLDRQLNENAIDFINDKEKNIFDASKKKAKVSKIFDWFKKDFTENMSLQSYIAQYMQDEEIKTLLLNDDFKIKHKKYDWSLNGKK comes from the coding sequence ATGGCTTCAGAAGAGGCCTTTTCAGAACTGTTGAAAAACAATGTCAAAGATGGTTTTGTTAACTATAGTGCATTTGTTAATAACGAAGGCTTTAATAATTATATTAAAGATATCGCAAATAAAGAAATAACTGAAGATCTCTCCCTAGAAGAAAAGCTAGCATTCTACATAAATGCTTATAACGCATTGGCGATTAAAGGCATTATCGACGGTTATTCCCCATCTTCATTTACTAGTAAAGTACGTTATTTTTATTTAAATAAGTATAAAATTGCTGGCAAAAAAATCAATCTATATAATTTTGAACATAAAGTTATACGTCCTTTAGGGGAGCCTAGAATTCACTTTGCCTTAGTGTGTGCTTCACACTCTTGTCCAAAACTACGATCTGAAGTGTATCTGGCTGAGGATTTAGATCGACAGCTCAATGAAAATGCGATCGACTTTATTAACGATAAGGAAAAAAACATCTTTGATGCCAGCAAAAAGAAAGCAAAAGTATCAAAAATATTTGACTGGTTTAAAAAAGACTTCACCGAAAATATGAGTTTGCAGTCCTATATTGCGCAATATATGCAAGATGAAGAAATTAAGACGCTGTTATTGAATGATGATTTTAAAATTAAACATAAGAAATACGATTGGTCACTAAACGGAAAGAAATAG
- a CDS encoding rhodanese-like domain-containing protein: protein MTLSKKAITLLPLICMLFVYSLFTKAGDTGVIHLSQQEFKDKIAADTKNVTVIDVRTPSEFKRGRVPGAINIPHDQILDNISLLDKFADKDIVFYCHSGGRVGRVTDYLEDANYSKVYHLKGDYRAWRANSQTIEK, encoded by the coding sequence ATGACACTATCCAAAAAAGCAATAACACTACTACCTTTAATATGTATGTTATTCGTATATTCACTATTTACCAAGGCTGGCGATACCGGAGTAATCCATTTAAGTCAGCAAGAGTTTAAGGATAAAATCGCAGCGGATACTAAAAACGTTACTGTTATCGATGTTCGTACACCATCGGAGTTCAAGCGTGGGCGCGTACCTGGTGCGATAAATATTCCCCATGATCAAATACTTGATAATATATCTTTATTGGATAAGTTCGCTGATAAAGACATTGTATTTTATTGCCATAGTGGTGGTCGCGTGGGACGTGTTACTGATTACTTAGAAGATGCAAATTATTCAAAAGTATATCACCTAAAAGGAGATTACCGGGCTTGGCGAGCCAATAGCCAGACGATTGAAAAATAG
- a CDS encoding sterol desaturase family protein: MLESTAVRLSVFLIVLLLMISIEALLPYKKRTQTRSRRWVTNLGLVFLNSLALKLLGPITAVGVAAYALDNGWGLLALVPLPLYLDIIIGVILLDFAIYVQHVLSHKLPLLWKLHRVHHCDRDIDATTGIRFHPIEILFSMIYKCLIVVILGPLPLAVIAFEVILNASAMFNHSNIKLPLAVERIVRLLFVTPSMHRVHHSIFPHETDSNYGFCLSVWDRLCRTYIKDVQGGQDNMTIGLSEYQNDSPSSIVWCLKLPFKNNPN; the protein is encoded by the coding sequence ATGTTAGAAAGTACCGCTGTCCGTTTAAGTGTGTTTTTAATTGTATTGCTACTTATGATAAGTATCGAAGCGCTCTTACCTTATAAGAAGAGAACACAAACCCGCAGCAGACGCTGGGTCACCAATCTAGGGTTAGTTTTTTTAAACAGCCTAGCCCTAAAATTATTAGGTCCAATAACAGCAGTGGGAGTTGCGGCATATGCCTTAGACAATGGTTGGGGGCTGCTCGCTTTGGTGCCACTGCCCCTTTATTTAGACATTATAATTGGTGTAATACTGCTAGATTTTGCGATCTATGTGCAGCATGTATTGTCGCATAAACTGCCTTTATTATGGAAATTACACCGAGTGCATCATTGTGATCGCGATATCGATGCAACTACTGGGATTCGCTTCCACCCGATAGAAATCCTATTCTCAATGATATATAAATGCTTAATCGTAGTTATTTTAGGCCCTCTACCCCTCGCAGTGATCGCCTTTGAAGTGATTCTGAATGCTTCAGCTATGTTTAATCATTCAAATATTAAATTGCCTTTAGCCGTTGAAAGAATCGTAAGGCTATTGTTTGTGACCCCAAGTATGCACCGAGTTCATCACTCTATTTTCCCTCACGAAACCGACAGCAATTACGGATTTTGCTTATCAGTATGGGATAGATTATGTCGCACCTATATTAAAGATGTTCAAGGAGGGCAAGATAACATGACAATTGGTTTGTCAGAATATCAAAATGACTCCCCCTCCTCCATCGTATGGTGTTTAAAACTTCCCTTTAAAAATAACCCTAATTAA
- a CDS encoding YgaP family membrane protein translates to MFTTNVGSIDRILRIIVGLCLLSLAFIGPKTLWGYVGIILIITAFINFCPLYSVFKINTLTKSK, encoded by the coding sequence ATGTTTACTACTAATGTTGGCAGTATCGATAGAATTTTACGCATTATTGTTGGTCTATGCTTGTTGAGTTTAGCCTTTATTGGACCGAAAACTCTATGGGGCTACGTTGGCATTATTCTTATTATTACTGCTTTTATAAATTTTTGCCCGCTGTACAGTGTATTTAAGATAAATACCTTAACTAAATCAAAGTAA
- a CDS encoding Crp/Fnr family transcriptional regulator yields MSFFHPSMGNLGLKEDFFIAGDLRAQSIQFKKNDALFRPGDLSKAFLIITKGSVRVELTSRTGRDILLYRMSENQTCVLTTSALLSDQIYAARALAETDIEAVALPSDQFEKALRISDEFSQFVLRDYAQRVASLVSLIDRMTSRNIAAEMSKLLLEKCDANHCVSMTQEKIAKDIGSAREVIARKLSKLEAEQVIKKQRGKIIITDIDALSRYAKAC; encoded by the coding sequence ATGAGTTTCTTCCACCCATCGATGGGCAACCTTGGACTTAAAGAAGATTTTTTTATCGCAGGTGATTTAAGAGCCCAAAGCATCCAGTTCAAAAAGAACGATGCTTTGTTTCGTCCAGGAGATCTAAGTAAAGCGTTTTTAATTATAACCAAAGGCTCAGTGCGAGTTGAGCTAACGTCTCGTACAGGAAGGGACATTCTGCTATATCGTATGAGTGAGAATCAAACTTGTGTTCTGACGACATCAGCACTACTGAGTGATCAAATATATGCCGCACGCGCGCTGGCAGAAACAGATATAGAAGCGGTTGCCCTACCCTCAGATCAGTTCGAGAAAGCACTACGGATATCAGACGAATTCAGCCAATTTGTACTGCGAGATTACGCCCAGCGCGTCGCGTCATTGGTCTCCTTAATCGACCGCATGACATCACGTAATATCGCAGCAGAAATGAGTAAACTGCTGCTGGAGAAGTGTGATGCCAACCACTGTGTTAGTATGACCCAGGAAAAAATTGCCAAAGATATTGGCTCGGCAAGAGAAGTGATTGCCAGAAAGCTCTCTAAGCTGGAAGCAGAACAGGTTATTAAAAAGCAACGAGGCAAAATTATTATTACTGATATAGACGCCCTTAGTCGCTATGCAAAGGCTTGTTGA
- a CDS encoding DUF6691 family protein, with protein MKNIFSLLAGILFGVGLALSGMTDTSKVLGFLDVFGAWTPDLMFVMAAALCTTLLSFSFIMKGKSPLLDKEFYLPSTKDVDKNLILGALLFGIGWGIYGYCPGPAIAALAYLQPTTLVFLLAMSAGMLAANMISSRTKVSHT; from the coding sequence ATGAAAAATATCTTTTCTTTACTTGCAGGTATTTTATTTGGCGTAGGACTGGCTCTATCAGGTATGACGGATACGAGTAAAGTGCTGGGTTTTTTAGATGTATTTGGCGCCTGGACTCCCGATCTTATGTTTGTTATGGCTGCGGCACTGTGCACAACGCTCTTATCTTTTAGCTTTATTATGAAAGGCAAATCACCGCTATTGGACAAAGAGTTTTATTTGCCTAGCACAAAAGATGTGGATAAAAATTTAATTTTAGGCGCCCTACTCTTCGGCATAGGCTGGGGTATTTATGGTTACTGCCCGGGGCCGGCAATAGCTGCTCTGGCGTACTTACAACCAACAACCTTGGTATTTTTATTAGCGATGAGCGCCGGCATGCTAGCGGCTAATATGATTTCGAGCCGAACAAAAGTATCACACACATAA
- a CDS encoding YeeE/YedE family protein — protein MMNDYILASIGGLLIGLAATLMLWALGRISGVSGIFWAAISRPQDGLWRLAFLLGLPLGAGLFHWLSQMPPPAANASYIAALVGGFIVGIGVQLGSGCTSGHGVCGIARLSPRSIIATIIFMLAGIISVTLIRFFSS, from the coding sequence ATGATGAACGACTATATACTCGCCTCTATTGGCGGTTTACTCATCGGGCTTGCAGCGACATTAATGCTGTGGGCACTTGGTAGAATTAGCGGTGTTAGCGGTATTTTTTGGGCCGCCATAAGCCGTCCGCAGGATGGCTTATGGCGCCTTGCCTTTTTACTTGGTTTACCTCTAGGCGCTGGACTGTTCCATTGGCTCAGTCAAATGCCACCACCTGCTGCGAATGCTTCTTATATTGCAGCATTAGTTGGAGGCTTCATCGTCGGCATAGGTGTTCAACTAGGTAGTGGATGTACTAGTGGCCACGGTGTATGTGGTATTGCTCGCCTATCACCGCGATCTATTATTGCAACCATCATTTTTATGCTTGCTGGAATAATAAGCGTAACTTTAATTAGGTTTTTCTCATCATAG
- a CDS encoding SulP family inorganic anion transporter: MENISHYLPILKWLPSYNKSLLVSDLIAGFVVTVLLIPQSLAYAILAGVPAEVGLYASITPLVIYALLGSSRTLSVGPVAVISLMTATTLGNIVAQGSSEYLNAAITLAALSGIMLLLMGILKLGLIANFLSHSVISGFITASGVIIALSQLKHIFGVQASGDTLSEILHTFSTHAHQTNVITLILGLCALLFLICAKKYATTMLRAFGLSDRTTLFLAKISPIIAVISTILVAYIFDLQTYEVALVGHIPSGLPTFSLTLPSWELVKTLTLPAFFISIIGYIESVSVGKTLAAKRRQKIDPNQELIGLGSANIASAIAGAFPVTGGFSRSVVNFDAGASTQAASIFAAIGIGLAALFLTPVLFYLPKATLAATIIVAVISLIDLSIFKKTWKYDKHDFLAVSATVCITLFYGVEKGVSAGIIASILLHLYRASKPHIAEVGLVAGTEHFRNIRRYHVQTHPHLLSLRIDESLYFINANFLEDAIYSAIYQRDEIYHVILMCSAVNEIDYSALETLETINTRLASQGVTLHLSEVKGPVMDALKKSGFPKMLSGNIYLTQFQAVNEVLKDKINCR; this comes from the coding sequence ATGGAAAACATATCTCATTATCTGCCTATTTTAAAGTGGTTACCGAGCTACAATAAATCCCTATTAGTCAGTGATTTAATCGCAGGCTTTGTAGTAACGGTATTATTAATTCCACAATCTCTGGCCTATGCAATTTTGGCAGGTGTTCCTGCCGAAGTTGGTCTGTACGCCAGTATCACGCCTTTGGTTATTTATGCCTTGCTCGGCAGCAGTAGAACTTTATCTGTGGGCCCAGTAGCTGTTATTTCATTAATGACCGCGACAACATTGGGAAATATTGTGGCACAAGGTAGTAGCGAATATCTTAATGCCGCCATCACCTTAGCCGCACTATCTGGCATCATGTTGTTGTTAATGGGAATACTAAAGTTGGGTCTTATCGCTAACTTTTTATCTCACTCGGTTATTTCAGGCTTTATTACTGCGTCGGGGGTTATTATTGCTCTTAGTCAGCTAAAACATATTTTTGGTGTGCAGGCCTCCGGGGATACACTAAGTGAGATCCTTCATACTTTTTCTACCCACGCTCACCAGACCAATGTCATAACATTAATTCTTGGTTTGTGTGCATTATTGTTTTTAATTTGCGCAAAAAAATATGCAACGACCATGTTAAGGGCGTTTGGCTTGAGTGATAGAACCACCCTATTTTTAGCAAAAATATCACCTATCATTGCTGTCATTAGTACCATATTAGTGGCCTACATCTTTGATCTTCAAACATATGAAGTTGCTCTCGTAGGCCATATTCCGTCAGGCCTTCCCACTTTTTCATTGACTCTACCATCCTGGGAATTGGTGAAAACCCTCACTCTTCCAGCCTTTTTTATCTCTATCATAGGCTATATTGAGTCGGTATCAGTAGGGAAAACTTTGGCGGCAAAACGGCGGCAAAAAATTGATCCTAATCAGGAATTAATTGGCTTAGGTAGTGCAAATATCGCCTCTGCGATCGCCGGCGCTTTTCCAGTAACCGGGGGATTTTCTCGCTCGGTGGTAAATTTTGATGCTGGTGCATCCACTCAAGCTGCGAGTATTTTTGCGGCCATTGGCATTGGTCTGGCCGCACTGTTTTTAACTCCCGTACTATTTTACTTACCAAAAGCGACTTTAGCAGCGACGATAATTGTCGCGGTTATCTCGCTTATTGACCTATCTATTTTTAAAAAGACCTGGAAGTACGATAAACATGACTTTCTTGCCGTCAGCGCCACTGTCTGTATCACTTTATTTTACGGTGTTGAGAAAGGTGTCTCGGCAGGAATTATTGCCTCCATATTATTGCATCTATATCGCGCGTCAAAACCTCATATTGCAGAAGTAGGCTTGGTTGCAGGCACAGAGCATTTTCGTAACATTCGTCGTTACCATGTGCAAACCCATCCACATTTGCTGTCGTTGCGTATAGATGAGAGCTTATATTTTATTAACGCAAACTTTTTGGAAGATGCCATCTACAGTGCCATCTATCAACGGGACGAAATTTACCATGTTATTTTAATGTGCAGTGCAGTTAACGAAATTGACTACAGCGCACTTGAGACTTTGGAGACCATTAATACACGTCTAGCATCACAAGGTGTGACATTGCATTTGTCCGAAGTTAAAGGCCCGGTTATGGACGCATTAAAAAAGTCCGGCTTTCCTAAAATGCTTTCGGGTAATATATATTTAACCCAATTTCAAGCAGTAAACGAAGTACTCAAAGATAAAATAAATTGTAGATGA
- a CDS encoding bifunctional protein tyrosine phosphatase family protein/NAD(P)/FAD-dependent oxidoreductase, whose product MNITQLSNKVSVSGQLTSNDISQLADMGIEILICNRPDGEAADQTSYNDIETVAKGFNIECIYLPFTMGNMDKRYIREFLKYQNAGKNIHAYCRTGRRSAHLWEEAQSQANDSSASKVDNKRSNIASERFDVLIVGGGSGGIAMASSLLKRQPKLLIAIVDPAQYHFYQPGWTMVGGGVFDVKTTRRETQDLIPDGVSWIQQSVEGFQPTENKVQLDNGSHIYYQHLVIAPGLKLDWQAVEGLSETLGKNGVTSNYRYDLAPYTWQLVTELKQGKAIFTQPLMPIKCAGAPQKALYLSADHWFKNNLLNNIDIHFYNSGGVLFGVKDYLPALESYMQKYQATLNFNQTLKKVDGENKKAWFISKDEEGNEVFNETDFDMLHVCPPQVPLDFIKHSELSDDKGWLEVDPNTLRHTRYDNIWGLGDTLNTPNAKTLAAVRKQVPVVAENITDSMNQRAMSAAYDGYGSCPLTVERGKIVLAEFGYGGKLLPTFPSWINNGLKPTKLAWFLKARMLPVIYWQGMLKGHEWLAKPIKR is encoded by the coding sequence ATGAATATTACGCAACTCTCCAACAAGGTATCGGTATCGGGACAACTGACGTCTAATGATATTTCTCAACTTGCTGACATGGGCATTGAGATCCTAATTTGTAATCGTCCCGATGGCGAAGCGGCCGACCAGACGTCATATAATGATATCGAAACTGTAGCCAAAGGTTTTAACATAGAGTGTATATATTTACCTTTTACCATGGGTAATATGGACAAGCGCTACATCAGAGAGTTTTTAAAATACCAAAACGCCGGAAAAAATATTCATGCTTATTGCCGCACGGGCAGGCGCTCGGCTCACCTTTGGGAAGAAGCACAAAGCCAAGCCAATGACTCGTCAGCTTCTAAAGTAGATAACAAGCGAAGCAATATCGCCAGTGAGCGTTTTGATGTTCTTATTGTCGGTGGCGGTTCAGGTGGAATAGCTATGGCATCCAGCCTTTTAAAAAGGCAACCTAAGCTACTCATTGCCATTGTAGACCCAGCACAATATCACTTCTACCAGCCTGGATGGACCATGGTCGGCGGAGGTGTTTTTGACGTTAAAACTACCCGACGAGAAACACAAGATCTAATTCCCGACGGCGTTTCCTGGATACAACAAAGCGTGGAAGGTTTCCAGCCCACAGAAAATAAAGTGCAGCTAGATAACGGTAGCCATATTTATTACCAACACTTAGTTATCGCACCCGGTTTAAAGCTTGACTGGCAAGCCGTTGAAGGCTTATCAGAAACCTTAGGAAAAAATGGCGTCACCTCTAATTATCGCTATGATCTGGCTCCCTATACTTGGCAGTTAGTGACAGAACTAAAACAAGGAAAAGCGATTTTCACACAACCTCTTATGCCTATTAAATGTGCCGGCGCGCCACAAAAAGCCTTATATTTATCTGCCGACCACTGGTTCAAGAACAATCTACTCAATAATATCGACATACATTTTTACAATTCTGGTGGCGTATTATTTGGTGTAAAAGATTATCTTCCAGCGCTTGAATCTTATATGCAGAAGTATCAAGCCACACTTAATTTCAATCAAACCTTGAAGAAAGTGGATGGCGAAAATAAAAAGGCATGGTTTATATCTAAGGATGAAGAAGGCAATGAGGTCTTCAATGAAACTGACTTTGATATGTTACATGTCTGCCCTCCTCAAGTGCCGTTAGATTTTATCAAGCACAGTGAATTATCTGATGACAAGGGCTGGTTAGAGGTTGACCCTAATACTTTGCGTCATACACGTTATGACAATATTTGGGGGTTGGGCGATACTCTCAATACTCCCAATGCGAAAACTCTGGCAGCCGTTAGGAAGCAAGTTCCAGTAGTGGCAGAAAATATTACCGACTCCATGAATCAAAGAGCAATGTCAGCGGCTTACGATGGTTATGGCTCTTGTCCATTAACCGTTGAACGAGGCAAAATAGTGCTCGCAGAATTTGGTTATGGCGGCAAACTCCTGCCAACTTTTCCAAGCTGGATAAATAATGGTTTAAAGCCAACTAAACTCGCTTGGTTTCTAAAAGCACGTATGTTGCCAGTAATTTATTGGCAAGGCATGCTCAAAGGTCATGAATGGTTGGCAAAGCCAATAAAACGTTGA
- a CDS encoding MBL fold metallo-hydrolase: MTTSEVSPTAVPPIVAPFFDSDSNTFSYVVQDPTTKSCAIIDAVLDFDYASGGIGFECADRIIEYIEKKHLTVQWLIETHVHADHLSAAPYIQSKLGGTLAIGKNIQVVQESFGKIFNEGSEFERNGSQFDHLFEDNEVYKVGNVTCKAIATPGHTPACMTHVIGDAAFVGDTLFMPDSGTARADFPGGDAATLYDSIQKIFSLPEQTRLFMCHDYCPNGRDLEYQTTVEEQRQKNIHINNQMLKNAFVELRTARDKTLSMPRLILPSLQINMRAGNFPKPENNDTVYLKIPIDAFK; this comes from the coding sequence ATGACTACATCAGAAGTTTCACCCACAGCAGTGCCACCTATTGTTGCGCCATTTTTTGATTCTGACTCAAATACCTTCTCCTATGTTGTGCAAGACCCGACCACAAAGAGCTGTGCAATTATTGATGCGGTCTTAGATTTTGATTATGCCTCAGGAGGAATAGGCTTCGAGTGCGCTGATCGTATTATCGAATATATTGAGAAAAAGCACCTCACTGTGCAATGGCTTATTGAAACCCATGTACATGCCGATCACTTATCTGCGGCACCTTATATCCAAAGTAAGCTTGGAGGCACGCTCGCCATCGGCAAAAATATACAGGTGGTGCAAGAATCGTTCGGGAAGATTTTTAATGAGGGAAGTGAATTTGAACGAAACGGTTCGCAGTTTGATCACTTATTTGAAGATAATGAAGTTTACAAAGTGGGTAATGTAACGTGCAAAGCAATTGCAACACCGGGCCACACTCCCGCATGCATGACACATGTTATAGGCGATGCAGCGTTCGTTGGAGACACTTTATTTATGCCAGACAGTGGCACAGCCAGAGCCGACTTTCCAGGTGGAGACGCCGCCACTCTTTATGATTCTATTCAGAAAATATTTAGTTTACCCGAGCAAACTAGGCTCTTTATGTGTCACGACTATTGTCCTAATGGGCGGGACTTAGAATACCAGACTACGGTAGAAGAACAGCGTCAAAAAAACATTCATATTAATAATCAAATGCTAAAAAATGCTTTTGTAGAATTGCGTACCGCACGTGACAAAACGTTATCAATGCCTCGACTTATCCTGCCTTCACTACAGATCAATATGCGCGCGGGAAATTTTCCTAAACCCGAAAACAATGACACCGTTTATTTAAAAATCCCTATAGACGCGTTCAAATAA